Genomic segment of Drosophila ananassae strain 14024-0371.13 chromosome 2L, ASM1763931v2, whole genome shotgun sequence:
GATGGCCACTGTAATTGTAAACAACTCGTCGTCGTCGGCGTTGAACAACAATGAGCTTGAGCCGAACAACAATACtagtagcagcagcagtggcagcagcagcagcaacagcagcaacaacagcagcagcaacaataacagcagcagcaacatcaccaACCGatcagcaacagcagtggCAACATCAACCATACCTCCTGCCACCAGAACAACGATGAACTGCAGCAGCAAACTAAACtatattttatgtaaaaaGGTTGCCATTTGCATAGTTGGCATGCTGATTAATGTGACTTTTGATTTCCGTTCCGTTCGATTATGCCACTTTTGATTTGTTGCCTGCGCTTGGAGTACTTTTGTATGTAGACGCGACCAACACAGCCTCTCAATGCAACACCGCTTCTCAGACATTCAACACACAAACATGCATACACAGATACACTCGAACTCGGAATTATGTTAGGACACTCTCTATCCGCTGAGATACACGACTCTTTGAGATCTGATAAGAAACATAGAagcatattttaatattcgGCAATATGAATACACCATCTAAGGTGCTCCTGTTTTCACTTGATGATCAGGCCTCtcttttaagattttcatgtttttaaattacaaaataccTTTGCTAATAGTGTCATCTATTTTTGAAAACGGCAGCACCTGCTTTGAAGCTCAAAAGTGAAAACGGCAGCACTACCATTCTTATATCGCACTTCCTTGACTTTTCCCTTTACACTAATATCTCATCTATTGAACATCCTAGGCCTCTGATCGGGATCGTATTGTATGGACCTATAATGCACCTTTGGCGCCGCATCAGTTGGCCGCCCTCcagcgacagcagcagcagcaagagCAGCAGttccagcaccagcagcagcaactccagcaacagcatctccagcagcaacagcaactccagcagcaacaacaactccagcagcaacagcaacaattcTACGGTCAGCAATCGCATTCAAATTCACATTCAAGTTCCATTAGTTCGTCCGTGGGCAGTCCGGCATCGCCTACGTCGGTTTCCTCGTCGGTGATGTCCTCGTCGGGCTCCAAAGGCGCCCTGGGCAGTAGTAGTAATGGTCCGGTTGccctgcagcagcaacagcaaaggGAACGAGAACAGGGCGGCGGCCAATCCGCCGTCGTACAGCCGCCCAACGGAATTCCCGGTCTGCTGAGCTGCCCAGGGAACAATGGTGCTGGTGGTAGTGGCCTTGGTGGTGGTATTGGTGTCGGTGTCCATGTCGGTGGTGGTGATCAGAGCGTTTCAGAGGCCATTTCGAATATATCTAGTCCCGACTACCAAGACGACGATAATTTATTAAGTTCTCGCGATATTCTAGGCGGCATGGTACTAAGCGATCCCAGCGACTCGGACTCCACCATTCTCGTCTCGGACGCGGCCACTCTGCAGCGCCAACAGATGAAGCAGCAGCTCCGCGCCCAGCAACAGAGGGATAAGGAGCGGGATCGCGACCGCGACCAGTCCGAGCACAAGGTGGTGATCCAAGTGCGCGGCTTGGACAGCaaccacagcaacagcagtggCCGCTCCGACGACGATGTGGTCACCCTCACGGATGAACCGATCGGTACGAATCCCGTGGGTTTGCGGGATGGCTCGCCGCCCGTATCCGACGATGGCAGCGATGTGGAGTCGCTGCACTCGTACCACTACTCGCCGAAGGCCGTGGACATGCCCTCGGCCATTCGTCTGGCGAAAAGACTGCACTCCCTCGACGGTTTCAAGAAAAGCGATGTGTCGCGGCACCTCAGCAAAAAGTAACTATCATTTTAAATGTTATCCTGACAGTCCTGATTAATACAATCGTATTCCCTTTGTAGCAACGATTTTAGTCGAGCTGTGGCCGATGAGTATTTGAAACACTTCAACTTCAAGGATAAATCACTGGACCAAGCTCTGCGCGAATTCCTGCAGCAGTTTTCGCTATCCGGCGAGACGCAGGAACGAGAGCGGGTCCTTGTGCACTTCTCCAAACGCTTCCTCGACTGCAATCCTGGCACATTCAACTCGCAGGACGCCGTCCACACGCTGACCTGTGCCATAATGCTGCTGAACACGGACCTGCATGGCCAGAACATCAATCGCAAGATGAGCTGTGCCGAGTTCGTGGACAACCTGGTGGACCTCAACGATGGCGAGAACTTTCCCAAGGACATACTCAAGTATCTCTACCAGGCTATCAAAACAAAGCCGCTGGAATGGGCGCTGTAAGTTCAAGGATTATTTATTCAGGACTTTATTCTAAGCAAGATTGCTAATTTCAGAGATGAGGAGACAGTTGACATGCAGCAGCAGAGAGCCAACAACGCTGCTCTGGCCAATGTTGGAGAGAATCCCTTCCTCGATCCCCCAGAATCGGCAACAGCCGTGGAGTATAAAAAAGGCTATGTGATGCGAAAATGTTGCTATGACAGTAACTTTAAGAAAAGTGAGTAATATTATAAGGACATTGGAGCACATAGATACCAATCTTTGATCTTTATTTCGACAGCTCCCTTTGGTAAACGGTCCTGGAAGATGTTGTATTGCACGCTGCGTGATCTTGTGCTCTATCTCCACAAGGATGAGCATGGTTTCGGCAAGAGTCAAGTGAGTGGAGCAAAGGCACCCTTTAGAAGTCCCTCTAATCCCAATTCAATCCACAGATGTCCGACAATCTGCACAATGCCATTCGCATTCACCACGCACTGGCCACCATGGCCAACGACTACACCAAGAAGCAACATGTGTTCCGCCTGCAGACGGCCGACCAGGCCGAGTATCTGTTCCAGACCAGCGATTCCAAGGAGCTGCAGTCGTGGATAGAGACGATCAACTATGTGTGTGCCGCCATTTCAGCGCCGCCGCTCGAAGGAGGAGTGGGCAGTCAGAAGAGGTTCCAGCGCCCGCTCTTGCCCAGCAAACAGTCCAAACTGATGCTGGTATGTGAATGATACTGAGAGAGAgtatttgtaataaaaatgaaCCTTTCTTTGTAGAAGGAGCAGTTGGAGTCACATGAGCAGCAACTGGCCCAACTGGAACAGGATCTCAACGAGCACAAGAGGGGCCCGATTCCCAGCAAGGGCCTCCCTCTCCAGAACTACAAGGAAAAGGAAAGCTACTTGCAGTACGAAGTGAGTCTACCATCAAGTACTACTATATAGTTCCTTCTAAATGTGTTTTTCCTATTCAGCTACGTCGCTATCGCACATATGTTAGCATTCTGAGCGCCAAGCTACTGGAGGATCAACAACAGCTGGAACTGCAGGCGCAGAAGCCATCGCCGGCAGCGCTCGAGGAAGAGGCCGACACATTCCCAGTGGGCACCACCACGCCGCAAAGTATTATCCTACAGCAACCGAAGGAGCAGGCGCTAAAGGAgccgcaacagcaacagccagcGAACAGGTACAGTCAGCATCCACGTGCTAGCGGAAGCAGctcgtcgtcctcctcgtcCGGCAATGTTCAGCAGGACATTGGCTGACGCGTAATGGGAGTTTTCTCAGCTTGTGTGGTTTAAAGCAGTCTCTGCCATCCATCTCTGTTCCtatctgttttttattttttatttccgctCCTAATTGTTGCTTGAGTTGTTTGTGTATTGTTGTGCTTGTTCGCTTTTTCCTAAAAAACTCCTTTATTGTTGTGTTGTGTTCGTGCCGCAGCTCTCGCCGGATTTCAGTCCGGACCAATGTCGGTTGGAAGAAGCTGTTCTGGGACTCGGTTACCTGCTGTGTTTTCTTGTGTTGCTGGCATTATTGTGATATTCTTACTCCTCTGTAAATATAATTCGTGTGTTTGTTATACTTTTCGTTGTTTTGCATTTCACCCGTTGCAACATGTTGCAAAATCCTCACGATTTCGAGCTTTTATTTCAATAGTTTTAAACATACAAACATATGTGTAACTCAGGCACTGAGTCCAGACTTAAGCGTTGCGTGTAGGCAATTAAAACCACAACAAGATCCCCCAATGTGATTAGTTCTTATGTGAATAATGGTTTTATTTTGAAAGCAACCACACAACATGCTGTGAAAACTCAATGAAACTCAATTGATAAATTAGGAACCTAGAATAACAAATAAAACGAAGCCCAGATGAGATCGTTCAATCTGGATGAAAAGTCAAGATTGGAATAGTTAACTATAGAAAACTGTTTTTTGTAGCACTCGTAGCAAATCGAAGTTTTTGGCGTTAATTGTATACAAAAGAAACATGTATTTAGAAACGAAATTGAACGAAGAATTGTAGAAAACACAAATGTGGTTCATTAGTAGCAAACGTTTACCGTTTATACCTAAGCTAAAAGCATtctaaatatacatacattcaTTAACTCCTGCATCCGgatataatattatacaagTTTTACAAATCCGCACACATCCGACACTCTCACAGTTTAGatttaaaatcaaaagaatATCAATCGAAGCTTGTATGATAAAAGCGAAGGACTCATCTCATTGATACACTCGTTCAATGGTTAACTGATCATTGGTAAAGAATACATCCATATTCAGATACACCTGTGTGCCATGTGACCCCTAGgtggaacaaaaaaaaatactataattTCCCAAAAATCGTTGCTGTTACCTGTTACTTCCTCCGCCCGTTCAAATCCGTTGAAAAGCAAAACCCAAATGGAAGAATTCTTCAATCTTACAGATGGCTCGATGTCTTCTGCTGCTGTAGCCCACTCTGGCGGCATTTGCTCTATTCGAAAAGCCATTAGCCAACTTAGTAACTTGCCAAGATTCACTtagacagcaacaacaacaggcaCAGCACATGCTGCACAGCACTACTCCGGAGGCGATCCGATCCAAGAGGTTCTCCTTGTAAATGCCCTGACCCGTTTTAAATGTGAGCAAGCTACTGCCAAATCTCAATGTTAATTGTTAACTCTTCAGTGTCTAGCTTGGCTTACCTttcaaccaaccaaccaaccaaccaaacaccaattttatgttttaatcACATTTGCTAACCTCGCTTATCGTTCTACACTTACAGAAaggagaagaaaaagaaataattaccTTTCGTTTCGCTCTTGATTTCGATCATTTCAAAAAACCCGCATAACACACACTATCCTCACTCTCCTCCACATGCATCCTGACCATCGTGGTAAGTGCGACGCCAAGCTATATAGTTATCCTGGCCATCTGACTTATGaaacttcttttattttttattttttttttttaaccagaAAAGCAGGCTATGCCCAAGAATGAATTGAATACTCCAAAATGCCACGATCCACGCGGAATCCGCCGGAGagatcaacaaaaaaatattatatatatatttgagaCACGCATCCACACTCGCATACTCAGCACCACTCACCACCAAAACACTACTCACAGGGACATGAAATGAAACAGGGTGGGGAAGGTGCACCACCCGCCTCCACCACCCACCCAACCACACACACTCACGCGCCACGGCTGTGCCGTTTCTGCCACTGAAGAATTTCGGAATCTGTGCACTTTTCAATTACTTTAACCATCGAATGCTAAGAGAGTTCATTTGAGATAATTAGACTACCAACCACACGATAATGATAATTACTTCTAATCGAATTTGTTACGTGTAGCCAGAGGGAAGGAGTTTTATGTTTTGAAGTGGATTATCGACCACTCGAGGTCGTCCATCAGAAGACCGAGGCGGTTCTCGAACTTTGGCATTTTGAGCCAATTAAGCAGCGCGGCAAAAGGTTTCTTGCGAAATCGGTTTCATCTGATTTTTGTAAAGCTTTGCGATCAGTTCGATTTGAAAATGCCTCGCCAAGGACTCTGCTGGACGGCTGTTAAGGGACACGAATGGAAACTGCTTATACACATAGACTTATTACTACGGGAGTTGATACAGAATACTTACATCATTACCTATGCTATCATtataaatgataaaaataaattataaattattgaagaaaatatCTCTACCCAAGCGGAGGAGTATGGAGAGCATCAGCAGCAAAATTTGATTAGCAATGAAAGCAAGGACTAAACTAAGCAATTAATATCATACCATATGTATATGCTTTTCTTACCACTTGTTTAACGACCTATTGCGACTATCATTGTCACACTAACTGGTAACTGGTGTGTGTAGGCACTCTTCTCCAATATACATATTATGTACGGatctatatttatttaaagaatTATCGGTTGATTATGCGACATGTCCATGTAGCTAGAATATGAAATTGATATCCATTTGAGGAGTATAACCAGAATGGAGCAAACAATAACTTTAAATGCatcatatatttttgaatatataatattattgtaTTGTGTAATTATGTAAATGCAAATTATATAACAttgtttataataatttttaacgATTAAACTGAAACGGCAATAAATTCAAAAGATACAAAActaactgaaactgaaactgaagcgAAAGCGAAAGCAACTTGCCTGTGCAGCCAAGCGCCTAAATGTATGCatattgtatatttatttagttgtACATTTTAACTGGCTTACGAGGGCATCAATTAGTTTTTAAAGCAATAGCCTTTCGACCACAcacaaccacacacacacacacccaaaaCAGACAGCCTCCTGCTTCATTTCCCAACAAGACACATCACACGGCGAAAAGGGAAACCAGAACACGAAAGTAGATTCGGTGATTTTTATGTGAACATTTATTACTAAATGATAAGCTTTGAGTACATTTAGGAAAGCCgttatactatactatatacaCGTATATATATGaactatatatagtatatatgaACGAACGCTCCTGTGAGCACCCCAAACAATTACGATATAAATCATTAAATACTTCCAAAAGCATTCAAATTCAACCGCCTTTTTTGTTACTCTTCCGTTTTAAAGGTAAAGGATGTGTCCGTCTCCATTAGCATATTTTCCAATCGCAGGCCCAGTTGCCTTCGCTGCAGGTCCACCTTGACCACCGATGCCACAATCCTGTCGCCGATGCTGAGCTCGCTGTTGTTCATGTGGCTCTTGTGTATCAAGCCATCGCGCTCCACTCCGACGTCCACGAAAGCACCGAACTGGGTAACATTGGTCACAGCTCCTAAAACGCATGGGTCGATTATTTGGGATTCTGGTTGGGAACTGGTTACTCCTTTTACCAACCTGTTACTACATCTCCAATGCTGAGCTCGTCTAGCCTGGTCAGTCCCTGCTTAAAAAGTGGTCGCTTGTCCAGATCTGCCCGGTAATCTTGTAGTAGTTCCCGTTGCAATGCCACCATTAGAAAGTCCAACTGTGAATAATAAATTAGTCGCTTAGCTTAAGAGGATCATCTTTGACCTACCCTTTCCATGGGCAACTTGTGCTGCTTGGCAATCTTTTCCAACTTCGTCTTGGAGCCGGCAAACTCCTTGATCCGAGCTATGAAGCCAGCTTTGCCAATATCCGACAGCTTCAAATCACATTCACTCAGGATACTggaaaaacacaaataatttaCTTAGCTTGTTTagaattttgataaaaaaaatttgcaatatCCGGAATGATCAAGAAGCTGAAAAGGGAGCTCTTAGAGAAGTATCATTATCCGCCGAAGCACCCACCGCCAAAGGTCAAGTATGTAGCCTGTGGGAAAAAGGCTCTTTACCCCCATAAAGTGGGTCATCATACACCGTGCTGGAGCCATCCGATCACAGTGCCAGCCGAGGCCCGCTATGGCGTTTGCTGGGAGTACCCGCCGGAGCGGTACAAGCGCCGTCCGCTACCACCGCCTTGCCGCGGCACCACCTTGCCCGTGGAGTTGCTGCAGCCCACCTTCGAACACTGTAAGAACATCTACACCCGGTACGATGCCCAGTTGGAAAAGTGCGTTCACGAGCAGACCCTGGCACTCGACAGACAGCTGAGTTCTCTGAGACACCAACTGGCCCAAGCCAAGGCCCAGCAAATCGAGAAAGTCAAGATGATGCGCTACCAAGGCGTACGCTATCGGCTTTTAATTGGTGGCTCCTTTGGCACCAAAATTTATCCCGAATACCTTAGCCGAATGACCGAGGAGCGTGCCCTCTGCGAGTTCCAGCGAGCTTACAATTTCGTCAATCAATCAAAGTGtgtaaactatattttttttaatgattagAAGACTCTAAGCCATTCCTACTTTACAGCACCGACTTGACCAGCTCGTTTCTGGAGGTGCGTGAATCCATGAAGGAACTGGAACTGCGATTGAGCAGGCTGGATCGAACTCCCAACAGCCCATTCCTGATCGAGCTGGAAACGGTCCTACAGACGCTTGAAGATCTCAACACATTTTTCTTTGGTGTGATTGTCAAGCTGAAGACCTGGGCCGAGCTCATGGACCCCATGAAGGAGCACTCTATCGAGGACTACCTGGCCTTACTAAGCAAAGAGACCGATTTCAAGACGTTCATGAGTGCTGGCATGGAGAACTGCACGTGTAAGCGGTGTGGCAAGACGGATCCCCTAAAGCCGTATCTACCCTGCTGGTGTCAACCGCTGGAGTCCAGTGATGATTGTAGCGAGACCGTACCAAAGCAGCCGGATCCAGGGTGTCTGCTGATTACAAATTTCAAATTCACGGAGAGCGATTCAGAATTTGTGAAGGAAACGAGCACTACCTCTTTGCTTGTTAAAGAGGCTGAGAAGAAGGCCAAAAAGGCTCAACCAGATCAGTCGGATTAGAATGCCTTCGAAATGTTACACATAATAAAGTTAGAGCTTACCTCTCTGCTACTTTATAGCTCTCGGGATGAACCCAAGTGCAGTCGAGTGGGTTCTGCAATTTGCCTCCAACGCTGAGCGGTTCGATGCGAACGAACCCGGCGCATTGCACGAAAGATTTCTCGCCAATGGTGCGGACGGAAAGCAAATCCTTACGGGTCTGAAATGGTCCTTTTTTCAGCCGGTGTTCAATGATTTTTTCAGCCTTCTTTTCCGACAAGCCAGCAATGTGCCTATGGGTGTTTAATATTATGAGGATTGTCTTAAAAATGGTCATTTTTTTACATACTTTAACACACTCAGGCTCGCAGTGTTCAAGTCCACGCCGACATAGCTCACGCACTCTGAGACGACGTCTTTTAGGGACTCGGTTAGTATCTTTTCCGAAACATCGTGCTGATACATTCCAACACCAAGATGACGAGGTTCTATTTTTACGTACTCGCTCAACGGATCATTTAAACGGCGTGCAATGGAAACTACAAAAAAGTTTAGCTGCTTGAAGATTATCTTTTCTATAATCGACTTTATCCATACCTGCACTTCGCTCGTTGGTGTCCATATCGGGAAACTCCTTGCTAGCCACGTCGCTACAAGAGTAAACAGATGCCCCGTTCTCATTCACGATACTGTAGCGGATCCGCTGGCTATCCAAGGTACCGGCATGGAACATATCCGTCAGCCAATGCTCAGTTTCCCGACAGGCAGTGCCATTCCCGAGGGCAATAATCTGACAGCTTAATGAAAGGATGTGAAGTGCATTTGGAGTAAGAAGAATCAAGTCATTACTTACTTGTGTTTGTTGAGTAAATTAACTAGTGTCTTTTCTGCACCGTGCTTATTAGACCTGGCCCCTTGTGGATAGATGACCCCTGTCTCCAGAACATCGGCTGTCTCAGATATCACCGCCAGTTTACAGCCATTGGTATACCCTGGGTCGATGCTCAGGATACGTTCTCCCTTAAGCGGCGACATCAGTAGCAACTGCTTAAGGTTCTTGGCGAACACATCAATAGCTGCCTTCTGGGCCTTTTCCTTGAGGTCAGCCCGGATTTGACGGCACATCAATGGTTGCACTATGAGAGTTATGAATTAGATAACTAATTACGAGTAGAGATTCACTCACATTTTTTAGAGTAGCACTCTTCCACGGATTTAGTGAAAACCTCCCGTCTTAATGGATAGTGTAGACCCTCAGTCATATATTGATCGTTTATAAAGCGCATTAGATCGCGTTTTAGGTAATCATTCGTCTCCAATTTCACAGACAGGAACTTGTGCTTCTCCCCTCGATTAATGGCTAGCATCTGGTGTGGCTTTATGGTCTTTATGTCTCCTTGAAAGTTGAAATAGTTCTCAAACTTGGAGCTATCTAGCTTCTTATCGGCAATGCTACTGCTTCCTTTGCCGCTAGATGATTTGCTTGAATTTGCCTTTGAGGTCGCAGCCTCCTTGGTCTTGCTGCACTTAAGGAACACTCGATGGACGTTTTGTCTGGAAATAAAGAACATTTATTATCAACCTAAAGAAGTACAACCTAGATTTTACTTACAATCGCCTCAATTCCTCCAAAACATTGGTATTCTTGCTCATATTATGTATTATTATGTTACAGATTCCACTCATCACCAAGGCTTCTGAGGAAAGCGCCTCATTTTCTCGATCGACTATTGAAGCAAGTTCAACTTTCGGAGCCGTGCCATATAGCAGACGATCGGCGTACTCCTCCAGGCCAAGAGCTTTGGCCCGCTCCGCTAAAGTGCCTTTGCTGGCCGGCTTGTAGGGGGCGTAGAGAAACTCCAGCTCCTCATTGGTCTTGGCACACATCAGCTCATCACGAATCTCAGGATTCAAAACATTTTCGCGCTCCAACTGGGTGACAATATTCTCAGCCTTTTTTCTCAGATCCACTATTTCCGTGTAGGTATTACGAATGTCTCGCAAGCGATCCGGAGCTATATGATCTACAAGATCACGTCGGtaactaaataaaaatcatacataAATGTTTCATGTCTTCAAAATAAAGATCTAATCTACCGGCAGATAAATGGAATGGTGTTCTCATTCTCGAAGAGCTGCACAATATTGCGAGCTGCCTGGGGCTGAATATTCTCCGTCTCTGCCAAGAGCTCGTGTATGTTCCACACCTTCCTCCGCTCCCAGAAGGAACTGCGTCCAGTAGTTGTACTAGCAGCTGCTCCATCCGTTTGCGTCACAGGCCGTGGTGGCGGCGTTGGGGCTGGTGGTGCCTCTTCCTGGTTCTCCGGATTGGTTTCATTGGGACATGAGTTCTCATCTTCCTTTGACTTCTTAGCCCGTTTTCTCTTGGGCGCCGTCGCGGCAGGCTCGGCAGCTGTAGTTTTTGTGGGCCACcgtctccttgttgatctattggtattatttttggaaattatttGTCCAGCTGTTCTTAGGGATTACTACTTACGTGCCTGCCAAAGCTTCTGCTGCCCTATCGATGCGGCGACTTTTGGCCTCTGGTGGCTTGTAATCATCGTTCTCCACGACCTCCACGTCCTCCTCTGAATCAGATAGCTCCACTACCAGCTTCGGtttggcagcagcagctcgtCGGGGTCGCGTGGACATGTTAATGGCTTCTTTATACTAAATAACACACATTCATTAAGGTTTAAACAATAAACATAAACCTCCTTAAAAATTACCCGCAAAATGCGGCATTATTCGATTAACCAAAAGCTGATTGGGAAAACAATCGACTACAACTAGTTGCCAACAGCTGATGCGCTCCACCACGAGCCGGcagttaaattttttgttaaaatgcTGAAATATGAATTTCTGCACGGCTTGCAGAAGCGCAGTCATTACCTCCGACAGCTCTCCGGCCAATTCTTCAGTCGATCCTACAGCAGCAAAATCAGAAACATTGGTATTCTGGCGCACATCGATGCGGGTATCTATTCACTTCATGTCCTCTCTCAACCAAGTTATCCTtcaatgaaatttttattttcaggcAAAACAACGACGACAGAACGGATGCTGTTCTATGCCGGCAAGACCAGGACACTGGGTGAAGTGCATCGGGGCAACACAGTTACGGATTACCTAACCCAAGAGCGGGAAAGAGGCATAACGATCTGCAGTTCAGCGGTTACCTTTGCATGGAACGGACACCGGTTACTATACCATTTTTGAACCATCCCCACACTTTACAAATATCTATCCTGGTTCTAGTATCAATTTGTTGGACACACCGGGTCACATTGACTTTACCATGGAGGTGGAACAGTCCCTATACGCCGTCGACGGTGTGGTCGTAGTACTTGACGGAACTGCCGGTGTAGAAGCACAGACGGTTACCGTGTGGACCCAGGCGGACAAGCACAAGCTCCCAAGGCTAATATTTGTCAATAAGATGGATCGCCCCGATGCGGATTTTGAAAAGTGCATTGCTGATCTCAAAGAGAAGCTGGAAGCCCACCCAGTTTGCTTACAATACCCAGTTAAAAATGAGGATGGAGTATTAGGTTTGTGGGCTTGATTCCCAATAGGAGTAATGTACTTATGTTTAACTTTTAGCCATAAATGATGTGATAACATTGGAGCGATTAACATGGCAGCAAAAGGATTTGGGACAGAAGTACATCCGTATGAAGTTGGAGCCCTCCGATGAGCTACGGGATTTGCAGGAAAAGCGGAATGAACTAATTGATCGGTTGTCGGGAGTGGACGACGAGCTCGCCGATGTGGTTATCAGCACAGAAAGCTTCGATAAAGTTGACAACCACCTCATAGAAAGGGCCCTGAGAAGGGCCACCGGCCAGCTGAAAGTAGTGCCGGTGCTTCTGGGATCCGCCTACAAGAATGTCGGAATTCAGCGTTTAATGGATGCCGTGAATTCTTACTTACCGGCGCCTGAAGAACGTAACCAAATCTACGACTGCTTCGGGTAAAAAAGAATGTGTAATATTCTTAAACAGCATCTATATAGTTTCCCTTTTAAAGCTCTGAGGTGGCTGGAAAGGTCTTTAAGATTGTCCATGACAAGCAGCGAGGAGCTTTGACGCTGGTTCGGATCCTACGGGGAGAGATAAAGAAGGGCATGCGTCTAATATCGGCACGTGGCCAGGCAGAGGTGGTGTCCAAGCTGTACGAGCCATTGGCCGATGAGTACCGGGAGGTTAATGCAGTGCAGTCGGGTGATGTGGTGATCTGTGCAGGTCTCAAGGTAAGATGgag
This window contains:
- the LOC6501627 gene encoding PH and SEC7 domain-containing protein isoform X6 — encoded protein: MTEELKVVLRRSEQHSGFGFSLLGTTGPPHVIYDIVENSPAADCGAVEAGDVILKVNGTDVHCYTTKEVLKCLRLSDQLVTLELKRDPKLKARIKEQLANTQSPHYVDIESPNIYDYHSSSSTHSSPNHRPAGPGGGKGTATTPTQTGLRYKSPTHLPSLRQNQNQNSSPLQASGSTTTTTTHTHTHTHSRNSSASSTKIKVVEQSITTSTTSSTGIVGPMSPTGGSGGGGGGGGEEATSPTFRPSRIPQARKANAPKPVPVLHSPQHKRPRPSQIPTKASNGTGNGHPAAQPPLQHSNSYSGSPVTRPRFSAEREPDQDREPEPNSAPPQPAKAPRFEAYMMTGDLILNLSRTPQTSNPLPVQTKKVDSLRDSPCRLANPRVNGALAPRASGESSPTSSSSVDSPTNTSSDSMKRDAKMQRKQQKQQPLQQQQQQQQRDSINNSYNRKDSLTNDTLLMCEELERDEEGEYVLDEENRQQAQQQRQQRYIRQQQNQQRYEYYQNEDELEEQEEVEVEEEREEDQTHYGITNIETYQSGMGRGDEDDSDRQCLVDDDDDDEPYDEEENDAGDEDYSTNSVGSGSAKQRLRALKQRTATRHQQRARDAVDCAARSGSGSSSTTVKSEAGGLALDEISFSVPTSPISLSTPLIDKETANSVPTSPEPSSLAPESSSGAGAGAGAGAGVVVRRHNGHVVRKCDAAGFRTSKSEDHLQQIQREGIAAVIPIDIDEDVNSSLNTLLDTRQDSEDSQASDRDRIVWTYNAPLAPHQLAALQRQQQQQEQQFQHQQQQLQQQHLQQQQQLQQQQQLQQQQQQFYGQQSHSNSHSSSISSSVGSPASPTSVSSSVMSSSGSKGALGSSSNGPVALQQQQQREREQGGGQSAVVQPPNGIPGLLSCPGNNGAGGSGLGGGIGVGVHVGGGDQSVSEAISNISSPDYQDDDNLLSSRDILGGMVLSDPSDSDSTILVSDAATLQRQQMKQQLRAQQQRDKERDRDRDQSEHKVVIQVRGLDSNHSNSSGRSDDDVVTLTDEPIGTNPVGLRDGSPPVSDDGSDVESLHSYHYSPKAVDMPSAIRLAKRLHSLDGFKKSDVSRHLSKNNDFSRAVADEYLKHFNFKDKSLDQALREFLQQFSLSGETQERERVLVHFSKRFLDCNPGTFNSQDAVHTLTCAIMLLNTDLHGQNINRKMSCAEFVDNLVDLNDGENFPKDILKYLYQAIKTKPLEWALDEETVDMQQQRANNAALANVGENPFLDPPESATAVEYKKGYVMRKCCYDSNFKKTPFGKRSWKMLYCTLRDLVLYLHKDEHGFGKSQMSDNLHNAIRIHHALATMANDYTKKQHVFRLQTADQAEYLFQTSDSKELQSWIETINYVCAAISAPPLEGGVGSQKRFQRPLLPSKQSKLMLKEQLESHEQQLAQLEQDLNEHKRGPIPSKGLPLQNYKEKESYLQYELRRYRTYVSILSAKLLEDQQQLELQAQKPSPAALEEEADTFPVGTTTPQSIILQQPKEQALKEPQQQQPANRKEKKKK